The following proteins are encoded in a genomic region of Micropterus dolomieu isolate WLL.071019.BEF.003 ecotype Adirondacks linkage group LG04, ASM2129224v1, whole genome shotgun sequence:
- the si:dkey-27h10.2 gene encoding uncharacterized protein si:dkey-27h10.2 isoform X2, giving the protein MHSIRPFFFVLGLVVASVAANHTLPEVSEKVNNSNVVNDSNGNSTITTTVTPFTTNYQTNTFTMTSISSTASTMNITKTNSTVTPPITKQNSSQDDKATQSTRSAMSETTPKPYPSTIPQERTSNRAATATMPKAAAGDKAGIIILVVILLIALGFGVACYFARKRDRQRYSVDLTSRPDEAHIPLSTMDPEMPVNTGPQNGLQTFVDTETTKNEPQEPEAKPEVQEEQKPEADKSVVDPSAESAAPAPSPDSPEDKPKEDAAEQSPPAPVKPSVEEKTDDEGVVSTKTSIESLKEINENNSNNADVSQKRDLTSSNLFWDIPLDCPV; this is encoded by the exons ATGCATTCGATCAGacctttcttctttgtcctgG GTTTGGTTGTTGCTTCTGTCGCAGCAAATCACACATTACCAGAGGTttcagagaaagtgaacaacaGTAATGTTGTTAATGACAGTAATGGCAATTCTACCATTACCACCACTGTGACACCGTTTACCACTAACTACCAAACCAACACCTTCACTATGACCAGTATCTCCAGTACCGCCAGTACCATGAATATCACCAAAACCAACAGCACCGTCACACCCCCAATAACAAAGCAGAATA GTTCTCAAGATGACAAAGCCACTCAAAGTACAAGGTCCGCAATGTCCGAGACCACGCCTAAACCTT ACCCATCTACAATACCACAAGAGAGGACAAGCAACAGAGCTG CGACCGCTACAATGCCAAAGGCAGCTGCAGGTGACAAGGCTG GCATTATCATCCTTGTTGTGATCCTCCTCATAGCTTTGGGATTTGGTGTTGCATGCTACTTTGCACGGAAGAGAGACAGG CAGCGCTACTCTGTTGACTTGACTTCCAGACCGGATGAAGCACACATCCCTCTCAGCACTATGGACCCTGAGATGCCTGTTAATACTGGGCCTCAGAACG GTCTGCAAACCTTTGTAGATACAGAAACGACTAAAAATGAGCCGCAAGAACCAGAGGCAAAACCTGAAGTACAAGAGGAGCAGAAAC CTGAAGCTGATAAATCTGTTGTTGATCCCAGCGCTGAGTCTGCAGCTCCGGCACCATCCCCAGACAGCCCTGAGGACAAACCCAAAGAGGACGCTGCTGAGCAGAGTCCTCCCGCACCTGTGAAGCCAAGTGTGGAGGAGAAAACTGATGATGAAGGTGTTGTCTCCACTAAGACCTCAATTGAATCCCTGAAAGAGATAAATGAGAACAACAGCAACAATGCTGACGTCAGTCAGAAGAGAG ATTTGACATCAAGCAACCTCTTTTGGGACATTCCCCTCGATTGTCCGGTGTGA
- the si:dkey-27h10.2 gene encoding uncharacterized protein si:dkey-27h10.2 isoform X4, whose amino-acid sequence MHSIRPFFFVLGLVVASVAANHTLPEVSEKVNNSNVVNDSNGNSTITTTVTPFTTNYQTNTFTMTSISSTASTMNITKTNSTVTPPITKQNSSQDDKATQSTRSAMSETTPKPYPSTIPQERTSNRAATATMPKAAAGDKAGIIILVVILLIALGFGVACYFARKRDRQRYSVDLTSRPDEAHIPLSTMDPEMPVNTGPQNGLQTFVDTETTKNEPQEPEAKPEVQEEQKPEADKSVVDPSAESAAPAPSPDSPEDKPKEDAAEQSPPAPVKPSVEEKTDDEGVVSTKTSIESLKEINENNSNNADVSQKRD is encoded by the exons ATGCATTCGATCAGacctttcttctttgtcctgG GTTTGGTTGTTGCTTCTGTCGCAGCAAATCACACATTACCAGAGGTttcagagaaagtgaacaacaGTAATGTTGTTAATGACAGTAATGGCAATTCTACCATTACCACCACTGTGACACCGTTTACCACTAACTACCAAACCAACACCTTCACTATGACCAGTATCTCCAGTACCGCCAGTACCATGAATATCACCAAAACCAACAGCACCGTCACACCCCCAATAACAAAGCAGAATA GTTCTCAAGATGACAAAGCCACTCAAAGTACAAGGTCCGCAATGTCCGAGACCACGCCTAAACCTT ACCCATCTACAATACCACAAGAGAGGACAAGCAACAGAGCTG CGACCGCTACAATGCCAAAGGCAGCTGCAGGTGACAAGGCTG GCATTATCATCCTTGTTGTGATCCTCCTCATAGCTTTGGGATTTGGTGTTGCATGCTACTTTGCACGGAAGAGAGACAGG CAGCGCTACTCTGTTGACTTGACTTCCAGACCGGATGAAGCACACATCCCTCTCAGCACTATGGACCCTGAGATGCCTGTTAATACTGGGCCTCAGAACG GTCTGCAAACCTTTGTAGATACAGAAACGACTAAAAATGAGCCGCAAGAACCAGAGGCAAAACCTGAAGTACAAGAGGAGCAGAAAC CTGAAGCTGATAAATCTGTTGTTGATCCCAGCGCTGAGTCTGCAGCTCCGGCACCATCCCCAGACAGCCCTGAGGACAAACCCAAAGAGGACGCTGCTGAGCAGAGTCCTCCCGCACCTGTGAAGCCAAGTGTGGAGGAGAAAACTGATGATGAAGGTGTTGTCTCCACTAAGACCTCAATTGAATCCCTGAAAGAGATAAATGAGAACAACAGCAACAATGCTGACGTCAGTCAGAAGAGAG attGA
- the si:dkey-27h10.2 gene encoding uncharacterized protein si:dkey-27h10.2 isoform X3: MHSIRPFFFVLGLVVASVAANHTLPEVSEKVNNSNVVNDSNGNSTITTTVTPFTTNYQTNTFTMTSISSTASTMNITKTNSTVTPPITKQNSSQDDKATQSTRSAMSETTPKPYPSTIPQERTSNRAATATMPKAAAGDKAGIIILVVILLIALGFGVACYFARKRDRRYSVDLTSRPDEAHIPLSTMDPEMPVNTGPQNGLQTFVDTETTKNEPQEPEAKPEVQEEQKPEADKSVVDPSAESAAPAPSPDSPEDKPKEDAAEQSPPAPVKPSVEEKTDDEGVVSTKTSIESLKEINENNSNNADVSQKRDLTSSNLFWDIPLDCPV; encoded by the exons ATGCATTCGATCAGacctttcttctttgtcctgG GTTTGGTTGTTGCTTCTGTCGCAGCAAATCACACATTACCAGAGGTttcagagaaagtgaacaacaGTAATGTTGTTAATGACAGTAATGGCAATTCTACCATTACCACCACTGTGACACCGTTTACCACTAACTACCAAACCAACACCTTCACTATGACCAGTATCTCCAGTACCGCCAGTACCATGAATATCACCAAAACCAACAGCACCGTCACACCCCCAATAACAAAGCAGAATA GTTCTCAAGATGACAAAGCCACTCAAAGTACAAGGTCCGCAATGTCCGAGACCACGCCTAAACCTT ACCCATCTACAATACCACAAGAGAGGACAAGCAACAGAGCTG CGACCGCTACAATGCCAAAGGCAGCTGCAGGTGACAAGGCTG GCATTATCATCCTTGTTGTGATCCTCCTCATAGCTTTGGGATTTGGTGTTGCATGCTACTTTGCACGGAAGAGAGACAGG CGCTACTCTGTTGACTTGACTTCCAGACCGGATGAAGCACACATCCCTCTCAGCACTATGGACCCTGAGATGCCTGTTAATACTGGGCCTCAGAACG GTCTGCAAACCTTTGTAGATACAGAAACGACTAAAAATGAGCCGCAAGAACCAGAGGCAAAACCTGAAGTACAAGAGGAGCAGAAAC CTGAAGCTGATAAATCTGTTGTTGATCCCAGCGCTGAGTCTGCAGCTCCGGCACCATCCCCAGACAGCCCTGAGGACAAACCCAAAGAGGACGCTGCTGAGCAGAGTCCTCCCGCACCTGTGAAGCCAAGTGTGGAGGAGAAAACTGATGATGAAGGTGTTGTCTCCACTAAGACCTCAATTGAATCCCTGAAAGAGATAAATGAGAACAACAGCAACAATGCTGACGTCAGTCAGAAGAGAG ATTTGACATCAAGCAACCTCTTTTGGGACATTCCCCTCGATTGTCCGGTGTGA